The following is a genomic window from Nicotiana tabacum cultivar K326 chromosome 3, ASM71507v2, whole genome shotgun sequence.
CTTGTATTAATTAGTCTTATGTGTGTTCATGGAGCGGAGAAGGTGAAAATCAAGGGGCAAgggaagatatgaattatgtcaACAACTATGGGGGTTAGAGGCAAGGAGCACAGCAGTGGAGACCGTAGCAAAATCAGCAGTACAAGCCTAATATGCAGTAGCCTGGGGGTATGCACCCTCAAAACCAATTGGTGCCAGTACCATATCAGAAACCACAGGGCTATACACAGCAAAATCAGCAACAATTGACATACCAACCACCCCCTCAGCAGCAAGATAACAACATGGTGGAAATCAGGTGTATTCTTCAACAACTCATTGTGACAAATAATAAAGTGCAAGAAAATTGGCAGTGCATGATTCAGCCATAAAGAATATTGAAACGCAGCTGGGTCAGCTGTCCATGGCTTTGATCCACCGTCCTCAGGGAACTTTGCCTGCAGACACAAACATAAACCCCAAGGACCAAAACCCGAATCAGCTGATGGTAGTAAGTCTCCGGAATGGGAGAGATTAGACAGAGAGCAGGAAATTGCACAAGCCAGCAAGGACACTATACCGGCCACTCCAGTTCAATTAGAGGTAGAGGAGCCAACATAACTTACTGAAGTGGTGGTTGAGCAGAGTCAGGAGGAAAAAGGCAAAGATAAGATGAATGAGCAAGTTGCAGAACAGGTAGAACCTCTTGTGCCAGAAAATTCTAACAGAGAGAAGCCAGCAAgcaatgcacaaagggtgatacctgCACCCTTCCCTCAGAGACTGGTCAAACAAAAGAAGACAGACCAATATAAGAAGTTCATGGAGATGCTGCATCAAATTCAGTTGAATATTCCTTTGATGGATGCCTTGAGGGAGATGCCCGGCTATGCTAAGATGATAAAAGATCTAATGTCATGGAAGTTTGATTTTCAGGATCTATCCACTGTAACTTTGACACAGACCTGCAGCGCAGTGGTGGCAAAACCGATGGCACAAAAGATGTCGGACCCAGGTAGCTTCACTATTCTATGCACAATTGGAAGTTATGCCTTTGCAAAGGCATTGTATGATTTGGGAGCCAACATAAATCTGATGCCGCTGGCTGTGTACACCAAACTGGGCATTGGTAGAGCTAGGCCAACTTCGATGCTGCTACAGCTGGCTGACCGCACAGTGAAGAGGCCCACTGGTATTCTTGATAATGTGTTGGCACAAGTGGGGAAGTTCGTGTTCCCTGCAGACTTTGTTATCTTGGATTGTCAGGTGGATGAGGAGATACCCCTTATTTTAGGTAGACCATTTTTAGCCACGGGGAGAGCACTGATCGACTGTGAAATTGGGGAATTAAAAATGAGATTGAACGGTGAAGAAGTCATATGCAATGTTCAGCAATCTATGAGGAGACCTAGTGAATATGCTAATTGCTCTCTAGTTGAAGCAGTGGATGTAATCCTGCAAGAAGATGATATGACCCTAAGTGTAAAAGATCCATTGAAGGCATGTCTGAcgaatttagaagaaatggatggtgaaGGGTTAGCTGAATGGGTCATGGCACTGGAAGGCCGAGGATTTTGGTCaagggaacctcagttcgagTCCCTTGAGCTAGAAAAAAAAGCCACTCCTCCAGCAAAGCCATCAATAGAGGAACCACCCAAATTGGAACTGAAGCCACTCCCAGATCACCTCAGGTATGTGTTCTTAGGCCCTGATTTGACCTTGCCTGTTATCATATCAtccagtttgttagatgtgcaggtagaacgACTCGTACATGTACTGCAGGAAAACAAGACTGCCATTggctggaccatggcagacataaaaGGTATCAGCCCAACTTTCTATATGCATAAGATTCTCCTGGAAGAGGGGCACAGACCTTCCAGGGAACACCAGCGAAGGCTGAACCCTAACATGAAAGAGGTTGTAAAGAAAGAAGTAATCAAATGGTTAGATGGgggaatcatcttccccatctctgatagtAATTGGGTCAGCCCTGTCCAATGTGTGCCAAAAAAGGGGGGATGACTGTTGTAAAAAATGAGAACAATGAGTCGATCTCAACTCGTACAGTCACAGGGTGGCGTATCTGTATGGATTACAAGAAATTGAACATAGCCACCCGGAAGGACCATTTCCCCCTacctttcattgaccaaatgttggacaggcTGGCTGGGCGATCGCACTTctatttcttggatggatattcggggtacaatcagatatcaatagcccctgaagatagagagaaaatgCCTTTCACCTGTCCgtatggcatctttgcctttcggagaatgccttttgggctttgcaatgcacccgcgacttttcaacggtgcatgttagccatcttcacagacatggtggaggatattatggaggtctttatggatgatttctccgtggTGGGAGATTCATTCAAAGACTGTCTTCACAACTTAAGGAGAGTGCTTAAACAATGTATGGAGACAAACTTAGTGCTAAACTGagagaagtgccattttatggtacaagaaggtatagtcttggggcatcgagtgtccagtaaagggattgaggtcgaccatgctaaggttgacgtGATTGAGAAGTTACCAATGCCCACTTCAGTCAAGGCGGTGAGAAGTTTTCTTGGACACGCTGGATTCTACCAGCgtttcataaaagatttttccaaaattgctaacccattgtgcaaactccttgaaaaggatcagcccatttgagctcatgtgtgatgccaacgactatgctataggagcagtcttggggcaGCGAAAAGATAAGCTGATGCACCCGATTTACTACGCAAGCAGAACGCTAAGCGGTGCACAGCTCAATTACATACTGACGGATAAGGAGATGTTGGCAGTGGTGTTTGCGTTtgacaagttccaatcatatttgaTTGGTTCcaaggtaattgtatacactgaCCATGTAGCACTCAAGTACCTAATTGAGAAAAAGGAGTCTAAGCCGtgcctgattcgttgggtgctactgttgcaagaatttgacctcgaaattcgtgaccgtaagggcacaaaaaatcaagtcgctgatcatctatcacgacttgaaGGAGCTGAAAAATCAGTCGAGGTAGAAGAGATcctggaaacctttccagacgagcagctGCTCCCAGCCAGTCAAgaggaagcgccatggtatgcagattttgCAAATTACCTGGCCTGCGATATTATTCCCTGTGACCTTTCATCTGTCCAAAAGAAAAGGTTTTAATATGATtgccgcatgtattattgggacgagccttaTTTGTTTAGAATCTGTGTTGAtaatatgatccggaggtgtgtccccgagatagaacaatcttctattttgcaggcttgtcacgcatcagcatatggaggacattttggaggagcCAGGACAGCTGCAAAAGTGCTAGAGGCCGGGTTCTTTTGGCCAACAGTGTTTAGAGATGCACACCTATGGGTGAAGGGCTGCGACGAATGTCAGCGAACCGGGAACATTTCCCGTCACcacgagatgcccatgaacccgatTCAAGAGTAGAGgtgtttgatgtttgggggattgacttcatgggccccttCGTCAGTTCATTTGGCAATAAATACATACTTGTTGCTGTGGATTACgtgtctaaatgggtggaagctgcagCGTTtcccactaatgatgcaagagtggtgataggttttgtgaaaaagaatatattcacccgatTTAGGATACCAAGAGCGATCATCAGTgatggaggcactcacttctgtaacAGAGCCTTCGAGAaattgcttgcaaagtatgatgtacgccaTAAGGTGGCTACCCCTTACTATCCGCAAACCAGTGGGCATGTTGAAGTGTCCAAAAGGGAGATAAAAAGTGTACTAACCAAGACGGTAAATGCCACACGAACTGATTGggcaaagaagcttgatgatgcactctgggcctatagAACTGCGTTCAAAACACCAAtaggtatgtcaccatacaagttggtatttgggaaagcctGTCACCTGCCTATGGAGCTAGAACATCGAGCTTGGTGGGCATTAAAACAATTGAACATGGATCCCGAAGCAGCTGGACAAAATTGACTGACAGAGTTGCATGAGCTGGAAGAATTTAGATATCAAGCCTTTGAAAGCATGAGGCtctacaaggaaagaatgaatAAGATGCATGACAAGCACATTGTGGACAGAAATTTCAACCCCGGTGACAAGGTATTATTGTATAATTCAAGGTTGAGATTGTTTCCGGGTAAGTTAAAATCCCGATGGTCAGGGCCATTTAGAGTGGTGCAAATGTTTGCAAGTGGAGCTGTTGAGATCGAGTCAGAAGATGGGACAAACAAGTTCTTAGTAAATGGGCAAaagttgaaacattaccttggaataACTGAAGAAAAAGGGGATAGTGGTGATCAATTTGAAAGAACCCCAGTACGCAAAGGAGGAGTGATGGCTCAACTacttgcgtcgtgccgcgacgttaaatcaggcgctacatgggaggcaacccacgaatgtgtaaataataataataataataaaaaaaaaaaaaaaaaattttgccAGCCGCGACCGCGGAAATCCCTGGACGTCAAATTTTTCACTGCGGCCGCGGCTCGAACCGCGGTGTCGACCGCGGGAGACTTTGTCTCAAACCGCGGCGTCTACCGCGGCGACGTCCGCTAAAAtgttaaattttttttcttttcccactcttcttttaaattttaaaaccCTTCCCTATATCATAATAAACAATCCCCCCTCCTAAAATCCCCActtctctctctctgtctctaaCCCTCCCCTCCATactctcctcttcttcttcctccttcaCAACACCCCTCATCTTCTTCCCCCCCAAGGTATGTTTCCGACCCctcttctccttttcttctaTTGTTTTTGTTGTATTATGCTAGTTCATGTTGTTCTAATGTAGTATTAGTAATaagattttgttttgtttagttcttcttcttctttttagtgTAATTTTGTTTTTAGCATATGTCTGGTGAAGGGGCTGTGTTTTGAATGTTTGGAATGGTGTTGTTGGTGGGTGATGGTTAACAAAGAGTGTGGAATGTGTGGGTGTAGTAGAAGGGTGTAGTAGACAAAGAGTGTGGAATGTCTGGTCAAGAcaaattttcttgagggaagctAGTCTATagaaaacaccaaaaagattttttatttcttaggtaatgtagtaactcccccttggtttttctttgggccaaggttcttttccaagggtttagcttgaaccgggtataggtagattttttttgttttaggaTAGGATTAATGGGTGAcgagcttaaaattgaagaagaaaaacccTTAGCGTTCTTACACCCGAACACGATAGACGCTAGAGTGTAGCGCTTAGCTTCAAGGGTTGAATCTTGTTTAAGTGCCTTAAAAATTGTATGTTTGTacctaacttgaacactcaaaagagAATGTTTTGATAAACTAATccggagtgagtcatgtgccatgtgggtGTAAGTATCATTGTATTCCATGTtgtacatttgatgcctagaacttgccctgtgtgtttgcaaagcgaaatagtagcttcattcgattttagaagtgatataggcatttctttgttgatacaGACATATAAAGTGAACTCACCTGAATGCATTACATCTTAGTTAACCGCGTTGAGCCTATAAgcatgtttctttggcaaccacaatGTGAACCTTAACCATTTGTTTGAATAACCTGCTGTTTGAACCAATTTTCCTCCCTCTCACTAAGCACTAGATTGGTATTGAGACTATTTGAAAacaaaagtgtggggtggtggtttggtttttgaagtGGAACCATGGAAATAGAGAAAAGATGTAGAATGTGAAGCGTAAAAAGAAAAGCACCACGAAAAGAAAAAGTTCATATATATTTTGTAGTGATTAATAAGTGGTAGCTTGTACAAATTGCACCTAATGCATGGGGATGTTTAAATAAATGTGGGGGAGTGTTGGCTTACAAAATGATCATTTTTAAATTCAACGTAATTGTATtaaaagtacttagggaggttagtcactatatccaaatgtatcataccagtcccttagcctacattacaaccaaataaagtcctattgATCTTAGACTAAGTGGGGCTCGATTAGTCGAGTACTACACTAGGGGTAAGCCTATGGTGTATCTTTGTGGCATGTTTTGGAGAGCGAGCGAATTATGTCTaattgagttcctaattgttatcACTATCATTATAAatatggaactactctcttgtgtgatgtgagggcatgtgattcacaaAGGAAAGGTGCATCTTGACTATTATGTAGAGTGGTTTGAGTAAGTGCAAATGTTACAGGGTACGAAAAACTTGATTCTTGAGGTAAAAACTGTTCACTACTAGGTGTAACTCTTGTGAAATGTTCATGGCGTGAGTCATTCAGGGAAAAGCATAGGAAATGAATTTTTATGGAGTGTGGTgaattgctcgaggactagcaataaaTTAagggggtgttgataataggcaaTATAGTTGTTATTTACACCATAATTGCCcatgctttgttgttgttttataataTAAGTTGCCAATAAAATGATTTAATTAATGCTATTTGGTTTCGCAGGGTATATAAGATGTGAGGAAGCAACATGATGTGTTTAGAGGCAATAACGTGAAGAAAACATCAACACAAAAGAGCAAAAAGAGAAGGAACGCGGAGACAAAAGGCCCAGCACACGCACCGCGGTCCGCGCCGCGGTTGGAGGCGGTGTTCTCCGCGGTCAGCGCCGCGATCGACATCGCGGCCACGGCGGCATGTTCACAACCCAGAATTTAAGGGGCCAAAGTGTCAAGTCGggattttttttgtaaaacccttataagATGTAGGAAACTCGCCCAAGAAaggtgttacaccccaagttttcatatgtgagagtacgtcgtaagtcattgatgtaagctcggaaatgagattatatttggaagcaaataaagtaagttaatcatgttacctttgaggttacaaatatttaagatcatgaataacgagtaccaagagggttggaaatcttagaagctaaaccaattgaagaaaataagtttcgtcaaaagtcgacaagtttggaatgttataacatgtactttggggtaagactagggttcttaacatgataaggaggttattctataaattattttagtCGTGTGAtaatcattttctacattttgaaggcaagcaagttttggaacaagagttggcaaagatcatcacaagttacattcataaatttgctgaaatttaggtcaaatgtgtCTGAGAATttatccaaatatacttggaataatggGGTGTTCTATGAACCAAATTGAAGATATACAAGTATAGTTTCTAAATCATTAAACCTttcgtcaatacgacattggagtagagagatattcgcatttttgcgagaccgcgcaagcatctcccaatgggacccacttaggcggtagttgacctacttcaatttataaacgatttggacgcctatttttgctcattttttaactaaaattcgtctccaaacttctcctaaccctcctaaacatgtACCACAAggttttgaagtgattccaaagtgattacaccatatttcaacatcaaaacttagttctagtgaagaacaacacctctttgaggttgtgttgtcattgagtattgttgtgggctgtatttggatgaaattccaagttgttgctgctgtctaaggtgagtataatagcctactaattgtgcttaatctttcttgtatgttggttcagttgttaggatgataaactacaagataatacttggattagcttaagtcacttctatggtgttgtattgctattgagggttgttgtaaattgaatataacttggattttgacttgaagttactgtataaggtatgtatattgttatcttgcttgtgcctaaggttatcttgatgttgattaagttaaatggatgggctagacatgaactagtgaataaagttgctaattgaggatagttgaagttgtggattattttcgttgttataaatatatggtttaaggctggaatcactgattaatgacttcattatcaagttaatgatacttttatgttgaagtaagaagtctataaagattgataaggggtatacggattccaatcggagcttgccgctcgtcataatgtagttgtgacttgttgtggttatatggtgtcttgatatcgATAATTATGTATTAATGGATTGCTatggtaattgttgttggtatatggtattgtaggaggcccttgttacaagggagatgctgcccaaatttacgtaaacgagctactagcttaagttatagacttagcctttgctcagcactgattttgaatctccttatactatgatagattgagttgacttgtttgaagagtttcttggaagggattagggactcaacgggtttaaggtatgttaaggcactttcttctttcttttggcatgatctaaaatgaaatgaacataaacgatacgctatttcataatgactctactcctagtaactaaggttgtccatgttgttatttccttataaaattatactgaacaagtgtgtatgatccttaaatcctactaaggttcatattgatggtatggatgtccataatgttcttaagtcactccaaaaggtttagaatgtgattccatgagttgagcatgcattatatatatgtatctattttactctatcgagccgcgctatagtcggccgggtacggcacctattgtgcaaccactgatcagttggtttACCGAGcaccacgtggccgggtacgattctaccgagccttatgatggccgggtacatttttaccgagtcctctttgaggccgggtacgatatgatgatgatgatgcccatagaggcgaatatttttaaaaagttcatttatatatatgtattatgcatttcatgtcagtagctcccaaaggcactcagatgttacaggttgtatctcctctatctctccttacattactgttcttgtttatgctttcctgcctaataTACTCGgaactttattcgtactgacgtcccttttgcatggggaTGCCGCGTTTCATGTCCGCAGcttccgattgataggttgacagtcctccagtaggctatcagctcagcgaaggtgttggtgcactccacttgctccggagttgcctatttggtcagtatgctttggatatgtattgattggtttactaatggtcatgtcggccttataggcccgtatgtcacatatattagtttgtatatcatgttgggtcttcatatgttgagtattcccttatgttttattcttgttatctcatgacgggttttctggctcatttactcatgataatatgatatgaaagatatgttgcgttggtactcggttgagtaaggcaccgggtgcctgtcgcggcccttcggtttgggtcgtgacaaaagtggtatcagagcagttctgtcctagggagtctacaagccgtgtctagtagagtcttgtttatgggtgtgttgtgcaccatacttataaacatgaggctacagggcatttaggtctgtcactctttcttcttactctagatcgtgcagtagagcttagttgtaagaattcaaactcctaaatttgactttagtcgtaatacaatgatacctacatccacaacgacagttggtaagagattgcatgtggatgtggaagagttgagtaagaggaactcgatttcacatcatgcttatgatgagtaaatgtgaggtcttcaacagatcgtgtgtgtactaagatgtgtatgcttcttaataaggagccttaaggcaaggatatctattcacgaatatggtgaaaatctatgaggaattcagaagctagatacaagttttaacaagtaaaagaagtaaagtgaaggggtacgaggcacccagataatgaagattatcaatattttcaaatcaggcagagaaatataagcattttggtaccttcatcaatgacagaggtaagtacaattggccacacccatctcagttatgttctatgggagctaatagatattatttaagagaaagatgggatatcaggatccagttggagttagagtaacccaaaaattgtggataggttgttatcattaactaacgtttccgaaagatggtgcaaatatggtaatagatctccttctaagacacccagatggtgaactctagagtagtacaatcagatacgaatactggaatatttagaaatttcagaagataggcagtgggatcctagaagggacaaatatttaccttagtatgactctagccccgagtaaaaaaaaaaagaatgtcaggcattcccaagagccagtgagattaagctaggggagcttatagggaaaaaactttttgttgaagttttcagaataaagtgatagacaaaaaaaatattatccgaagaataagaagaaaataaatgaagcatcatgagtaagatgtgatatatgggtgataacagtaaatcaaaatatgacacgatgacagagtctatagtcaagtgaaggaaaatacaagaggtgaccagccttaaggcaataaaagagtataagccataaagtcatattcttatttcgagaaatgagatggtgacttcaacgtgattaccaggaggaaaggttagaccccaacgtaataaaaatcagtatgagttggtgaaaaagataaaaccgaacatgaaatagggaccggaggatttgataatggtcgacatcgtgagaatttcaaagatcgtgctccaacaataatagaatagacaacagacgaataacctttaaaggttatttaggaagtcgcttacctaaagcaagcactctgagcagagttaatcttaagggactaagtgtgccagttaccgtaggtgtcaccttcgtgcgtaagaaatttagtcATCCCTGGTAtagaaggttaccataaggtgattaaggttcattgataatgtgaaaagacgccgaatatgaaaaggtaaaacaactataggtagattgtcgtagtactaaatcttagtactcccctaaaggggggaatatggtgtgttatgatattaagtcggagttaagcggttcaattaactatggaatggtaaagaaataatgtggtaaaaaggagaaagggatgatgttgcatttattcagttcctgcaaatatgttgcgactccagaaccttatacaagcacgacaccggagagaggcagtaaaagtttctggccaggatgttattgataaataagtgtgaatggacacttgatacatcaggagctagtggcgagagataagttaagacaaaggatatatcccaagagggattatgcagaactagacaagaggtcacggataaatcaatagatcatgcaagataaatgtagtgaaccgcaacatagtgaattcagtctcgcagatacgagatcgcaatcatttgaaaaaatttcagataggagttgaggcaattaacggtaccatttttaaggtttataaaaataagagagagtgccactaaggagacaataaaaatttgatcttagaagtaaccctacgagcacaaaggcataaatttatgtaactaaggattattataggtgagtaagaataacgaaaattaccttcgggtgtacgatatatcaagctcgcaactttacaagagccagaaggtctccctaagtactataatgaaagactagctgaggaaataaggaagaaggtttccacctaagcatagtgagataaagagtaaatgatcctgtaacaacagtctcaatacaatattgtatacactccataagaaagtggcacctatcatggctaatgaatggtaaaaaaaaaagccattaaaggtgatgtttgagatcatatgaggtacatgaaattatagtattcgtgggcaaaatgacatgccaagtattcatgcaacaagtgatagaacgaccagcaaaagtaattg
Proteins encoded in this region:
- the LOC142175930 gene encoding uncharacterized protein LOC142175930, encoding MNEQVAEQVEPLVPENSNREKPASNAQRVIPAPFPQRLVKQKKTDQYKKFMEMLHQIQLNIPLMDALREMPGYAKMIKDLMSWKFDFQDLSTVTLTQTCSAVVAKPMAQKMSDPGSFTILCTIGSYAFAKALYDLGANINLMPLAVYTKLGIGRARPTSMLLQLADRTVKRPTGILDNVLAQVGKFVFPADFVILDCQVDEEIPLILGRPFLATGRALIDCEIGELKMRLNGEEVICNVQQSMRRPSEYANCSLVEAVDVILQEDDMTLSVKDPLKACLTNLEEMDGEGLAEWVMALEGRGFWSREPQFESLELEKKATPPAKPSIEEPPKLELKPLPDHLRYVFLGPDLTLPVIISSSLLDVQVERLVHVLQENKTAIGWTMADIKGISPTFYMHKILLEEGHRPSREHQRRLNPNMKEVVKKEVIKWLDGGIIFPISDSNWVSPVQCVPKKGG